A genomic window from Anthonomus grandis grandis chromosome 4, icAntGran1.3, whole genome shotgun sequence includes:
- the LOC126735126 gene encoding acidic mammalian chitinase-like has translation MKKSLLAILSFLCLAQYAYATNVICYHGTWSFYRTGNGQYNFSNVPANLCTHYIYTFAGLNATSFEVVSLDPWLDINLNGYTSAVNLKKTNPNLKVILGIGGWNEGSANFSNMASTATSRATFISSALSLVQKYGFDGFDLDWDYPGRRDGNSTTDKANFASLVKEFHDVFNPLGLLVTAAVSATPSTVDISYDVSVLSDNLDIINVMAFDFCGAFDTVAAHNAPLFSSSKMGSTFAEFSVNASINGWIERGASPSKLALGVPFFGANNVLTNANNHTPGSAATATGLSPGDYTASSGHWGYNEIIEIFAAGGWTQAWDDDQQVPYAYNNTSWLSYDNVDSITLKVEFAKSLGLNGIMLWSLETDDFQGLNGTKNALLNAIITALN, from the exons ATGAAGAAATCACTATTAGCCATCCTATCTTTCTTATGCTTGGCACAATACGCTTATGCCA CCAACGTAATTTGTTACCACGGTACGTGGTCTTTTTACAGAACCGGAAATGGTCAATATAATTTCAGCAATGTTCCTGCCAACTTATGCACCCATTACATTTACACTTTCGCTGGACTTAATGCCACTTCTTTTGAAGTAGTATCCTTGGACCCGTGGCTAGATATTAACCTAA atGGATATACTAGCGCAGTTAACTTGAAGAAGACCAACCCAAATCTTAAGGTTATCTTAGGTATCGGAGGTTGGAATGAAG GGTCTGCAAACTTTTCTAACATGGCTTCTACGGCCACAAGCAGAGCTACTTTTATCTCTTCCGCTTTAAGTTTAGTCCAAAAGTACGGCTTTGATGGTTTCGACTTAGATTGGGACTATCCCGGCAGAAGGGATGGTAATAGTACTACCGATAAG gCGAACTTTGCTTCCCTGGTAAAAGAATTCCACGATGTATTTAACCCCCTTGGTCTTTTGGTAACTGCTGCAGTTTCTGCAACTCCAAGCACAGTAGATATTTCTTATGACGTGTCTGTTTTATCAGA taacTTAGACATCATCAACGTTATGGCATTCGACTTCTGTGGCGCTTTTGATACTGTTGCTGCCCACAACGCGCCCCTCTTCAGTTCTTCAAAGATGGGATCAACTTTTGCTGAGTTCAGCGTC AACGCCTCTATTAACGGTTGGATAGAACGCGGTGCCTCGCCTTCCAAACTGGCCCTAGGTGTTCCCTTCTTTGGTGCAAACAATGTCCTCACTAATGCCAATAACCATACTCCTGGATCTGCTGCTACAGCTACTGGATTGAGTCCTGGCGATTACACTGCCTCATCAGGACATTGGGGATATAATGAG ATCATTGAAATTTTTGCGGCCGGTGGGTGGACCCAAGCCTGGGACGACGACCAACAAGTGCCATATGCCTATAACAACACCTCATGGCTCAGTTATGACAATGTAGATTCTATAACTTTAAAG GTGGAATTTGCAAAGAGTCTTGGTTTGAATGGCATCATGCTTTGGTCCCTAGAAACCGATGATTTTCAGGGTTTGAATGGTACTAAGAATGCTCTTTTGAATGCTATTATTACCGCATTG AATTAA